The window CTATAGCGCAGAATGACGCTGGGTATTCCGCTTTCGCGAAAGCGAATACTGCTTACACAAACGGCGATTATCAAGAAGCTATTAATTCTTACAACAGTATTTTGCAATCCGGCCTACAAAGTGCTGAGGTGTATTTTAACCTAGGGAATGCGTATTACAAGCAAAATGAAGTAGGACCAGCCATTTTCAATTATGAAAAGGCACTGCAGCTGGATCCTGGGAATAAAGAGGTTAAAAATAATTTGAGATTTGCACAACAGTTGCGGATAGATGCCATACAACCACTAGCTGAAAACCCTATAGAAAAGTTCTTAAAAGATACCGCAACATCTACAACAGTAGATAACTGGGCATACATAAGTATTATACTGGCGCTTATTGCGGTTTTAATGTTTTTGCTATATCATTATGCAAAGACTACGGGAAAAAAGAGATTGTTCTTTACACTATCACTAATTCTGTTCTTACTAGTGGTGCTGTCAATTGTTGCGGCATCCTATGCTCATAATTTGAATAATAGCA of the Nonlabens marinus S1-08 genome contains:
- a CDS encoding tetratricopeptide repeat protein; this translates as MKLWICTAFFSMVAFAIAQNDAGYSAFAKANTAYTNGDYQEAINSYNSILQSGLQSAEVYFNLGNAYYKQNEVGPAIFNYEKALQLDPGNKEVKNNLRFAQQLRIDAIQPLAENPIEKFLKDTATSTTVDNWAYISIILALIAVLMFLLYHYAKTTGKKRLFFTLSLILFLLVVLSIVAASYAHNLNNSSNQAIVFSQETVTRAEPKSNADPSFAVHEGTKVSILEEYQNWAHIQLANGSEAWMPLADLKKL